CACATTGTCTGCAGAAACTGCACAGATCATACATGTTCACATCTTAAACACCTGGATAACTGGGTTTGTGCCTAGTCTACATGCAGGCTATTAACTCTTCAGAGTGCAACAGGATCAAAACAAGCCAATAACAACATAGGGCAActttaaaagtgtgtgtgtatatactgtacgtgtgtgtgagtgtttgtgtgcgtgtggcaACAGAGTGAAttaagagaaagacagaaagagagattgGTCACATATATTCACATATGTCCATACCAATGTTCGATTTGCTAAACCACATCATGTATTTACATTATGTACATGTAGTGTAGCTGACATCATTATCGTTTCTATTTAGTGCTTTGCTATATAATATCATCCAAAAGGTGAGGCGTGCCCACCCAGTCCAGTGTTCTCGGCTCGGATGCAGCCATGATCATGCACATGAACTGTTTCCCCGTTCTCTTATCTATTGGGTAAATTGTTGTTGGAGTGAACCTTTTGTTGCTCTCCACAAACTCGCACAGCTGATTATAGATTTTGGGATACTCGTGACGAAGGAAGACTCCCCTGGTCCTGAGCTCACGCTGGATATTGACAAAGCACACCTCTCTggcttttcttccctcctccccctccttgtCAATGTCCGGTGTGCCTGGAGGTGGAGTGAGGATGAGAGTTTCCATTTCACTGTCCTTCTTGAGTACCTTTTTGTCAGGGCTTGAGGAGGCCAAGGACACCTTTGCATATTTTCGAACTGTTGGTGCTTGGACCCTCGGTGAAGGTCTGTTAGGCACTAGTTCACCAACAGCTATGGATACATTCAGAAGGAAACATTCATTGGGGTCGTACTCGTTACctgccagctgcagctcctTGCAGTATTCACCTAGGTTGTCCTTGAAGCCATCCAGCTCTCTGAGAGATAAGTATGTAGGAGACATGAGGAGGCTCTCGAGCCCAACTTGCAGGAAGTTGTCAGCTGTCTCTGGATTAGCAAACCCCAGAAAGAGAACGCCTCTCCCTCTTGAGAGGTAGCCAGCTTTAGCAACGCGAGAGAAGGCTTTGTGGATCTCTGAATTCTCTCTGCAGAACTTCAGAGAGTGTCGACACACGCTGTTGACACGACCGTACAGACAGGTCTCTTTGTGGGTCTCCCAGTCATCCCTGCGACAGTTTCGAGAGCAGTAAAATGTGTAGCAACTGTGACATGACTTGAAGTACAAGCAGGCGTTGAACATATTCTCAATCCGGTTGCACTTCTTGTTAGCACACACCATAGCGTCGTCTTCATCTGTGCTGTGGTCTGGAGAGCATTCTTCTGCGCTCCTTTGAAAAGCATCACATCCACTATCAGGGTCTTTGATTGTGTCAGGGCTGGATTTAGAGGATGGGAGCTGCGTGTTCAGGCATCCTAAGTTTTCAAGTCCAGAGGAATCTTTGTCTTTGTCGTCGTCTTCAGTAATAAGCTGTTTTAGCTGGTCTAAAAGGTCCTCACTGGACTTCCTGCAAGTTGGTGGTTTGTAATCAACGACCAAATCAGCTAAGAGTTCGTCCAGTTGTTCCAGACTCTGCTGGAGGGAGAAGTTGTTGTGCTTCCTGTCTTTGCTTATGTCTGCTGTGTTGGATGGCTGCTTCTGATGCAGTACTCTCGGAGATGGCGTCTTTTCACCTTCCAGCATATCCCAGCTGACAGAGTGTGCATCGCGCCGCTTGTTGTTGCCGCCACTTAAGTCATTGTCCGTTATGGTGATCTCAGGAGTTACAAACCAGTGCCCACTCTTGGTACTCCTCCATGGATTGCTTGAGGCCCTCTCTAACGAGTTTTCAGAGAGTGAAAGGGCAGCGTAGCGCCTTGGTGAACTTGAGAGGTTTAGTATAACAGGTTGAGATGTGATGTCAGAGGATGCTCCTTGCCTTGCTTGGTGGAACAGGTTCTCATAGCTTCGTCCACGAGGCACTGATTGCTCTCTGTCATGCCGTGGATACAGAATATTGTCCCAAGACTTGGAGTGGTTTTTGACCTCTGCTCCTAGTCTGCTTGTCTCCATACAGCTGCTAGTAAACCACGGGGGTATAGTGGGGTCTTGCCTCACTCTTGGTGGTGTGTGCTGTGAGGAGTGGTTAGAGTAACCGGATATACTTGAGCGATACCAGTCATCTGAAAATGCCTGGGACATTCGAGGGCGTCGACGACCCTCCGTATGATATGGCCTTGGAGGAAAGTACAGCTCCTCAGGAGAGCCGTACGGTTTGGAATAAAACAACCTTGAGCTACTCATATGGTATGGATTGAACCGGCTGTCCTCTCCATAGTACGATCTAGACATTGGAGTTTGAGAAAAGTAAGATCCTGCCTCACTTGTTGAATAAGGCCTACTATATACAGATTGTGCTGGTTCTCTGTTGGAAAGGTGGTCTGTGTAATACGACCTGACAGGGAGGCTGTGCACCCATCGAGTCCTTGGATCATACTGACTTGTCATTGTACTACCGTGACTGGTTAGACTGGAACGATCATCCTGAAAATATGCTCTAGAATAGGGATGGACTGGATACCGAACAGGGTCCTCTGTATAGAAAAACTTGGTTGGTATGTTTGGGTTTGAGTAAGCTCTTTGCTCTTGGCTCAGATACGGTGCTGTTGGTGACGGCATTCTGTGCATGTCTAGATGCTGGTAAGAGATAGGAGACATGCTAGTGGTATAGTGGTATCCTTGTCTAAAATCTCCACTGTAGCATTCACTTGGAGTGGGCGTTGGTGAGGAGACAATCTGTCGTGGTACATACAAACCTCTACTGCTACTAGCCTGGGAGTATCTCTGCCAAAGATGCTCAGTCCGTACATTGGGAACCTGCCTagctgtgtgctgcagtacCGCAGCATCCGGTTTAATGTCCACACGGCACCTGACATGAGGGGTTATGGCTGGTTTATCTGGTTTATCCTCCTCAAAACAGTCTGAAACATAGAGGGGTGAATGGGGCTGAAGTTTGATGGGATGCACATCATTCAAAAAAGCCCTGTTTGAGTTGTAGGATTCTCGATGTGTTTCAGAAGTCCTTAAGGTATCTGATGCAGGCTGAGGTGCATCCCTCCCCTTCCTGGCTCCTGGAGGAGACACTGAGATGGGCACAGGAGTGAGGGTGGCCTTAATTCTCGGAGCGCTTTTAGATCTTGTTCTCTTTTTAGAGTCTGACCATGTAAGATGGCTGGTTTTGTCCTGggtggtgtgctgctgctggaactgCCTGGTGTTGAACAGATCAGGGGATGAAAAGCGAAGGTGTCCCGGCTGATCCAGCCCATTCCACATTGGATCTTTGTTTAATGTCTGATGCTCAGCCCTCTTGTATGGGTACTCCATTGAGGAAGAGAAGGACTGCGGGTCATCCAGTGACTCGATGAAGTCAAAGCTGCGGCAGTGTCTTTTGTTGATGATTTCAGGTTTGtcaatcattttcaagtcaCATTGCTGGGAGGAGTGGAGAGAAATGGAGTGGTCAGCGAGGGGATTCAAAGTAACGTCCTGATATAGAGTCGATGCCAGTATATCAGGGGGATGCGTTCGTGTCATCTTAAAGGAACTTCAATGATCTCCATTCAGTGTGATTCACGATCAACACAGCCTGTGAAAAGAAAGAGATATATTAAAAACCAATACACCTCAGCGCAGGCAGTACGCTGTTTGTTAAGTTGTGCAACGACAGTAAGATCAGTTTATATTTGATGAATCTGAGAACCAAATCTCTATATACATTTTGAGATAATTGAATGCTAAAAGCATCTAATGAATCTGTACAACTAGAAGGTTTCTGGCTCAATCTGCAGGACCGACGGGATAAATCTTGGtggtgaaagagaaaaagcagcactTGCCCCTCCCTCATTACCACCACTCAGGTGCCCCTGAGCAAGGCCCTCAACCCTCAATATGCTCGACCGGAGCTGCTCAGAGGCCAGCAGATGAAATtgtggttgtactgggcagcttccacaggGCGCTCCTGCAAAAGAGAAGCTTTCTCTCAATTAAACCTCCCTGACCACAACACTACAACCACAACCGTCCCTGACCACAACAGCCCACCACATGACACATTCACCCGAGGTGACGGCTGCGTATGAACAGATGTAGTTGCTCATTTACTAACCAAGTTAATTTCGAGCCTACAGCCACAATACAACTTTGTATCCGAGCAACGTGACAAAAAGACGTTATCTGagttaatttttaattttaatgaaacTGGAGACTGTGAGCTGAATGGATCTGTTCATATTATCTTTAACTGCCGACTTCTTAttaagaaaaaatgcaaaaatataacTTGCAGCTATTCTTAAACTATTTCTGattaaatataatttaaaacaAATTGTAGTAATAACAGTAATTTTATTGCGTTACTGCAGTATGTCTTGGTTTTCCATTAAATCCTGTAACCTATAACCAATTACACGTTAGAGGCCTCAACAAAATATTCATAAAAAGTTAGTTTGAGTTTCAGAAAGtgattttacttgtttttacattttcacaacaCACAGCATCTGTTTTCTCCGGTCTGAATTATTCACATCTTATGAATAAATAACATGCAGACAACTGTTGTTAATCTCAGCTTAAAGAACATTAAGAGTATTTTTTTAGGCCTTTGAATATTATCATGGAGAAAACGATTCCATTTCAACAATGGatttatgtgtcacacacacatgggctTTCTTGCTGGCACCCACCCACGAGCTAACCCTGAGTTACCATCTGTTCACCGTGAAGAGAGAGGACTGACCAGCCATCTCCAGTCAGGTCTGCACAACACACCTAAATATCACGTCTGTTCACACACGACCGACCTCGACAGACAAACCAACGCTGATATTCACTGTTTCGCTTGACCCCTCACAATTTCTCGTTTCAACgacgcctgtgtgtgtttgcccttcatcaaaagaaacacagcagctacagctgCAATTTAGGATCATCAATTCTGTGTACAGCATCAGCTTTTCTTGTTGTAACGCAAGTATTTAAGATGCAAACGTAATTCAAAGTATCAATCTGGCCTGCTAAATTCAGCTATTGTCTAAGGAAATGATTTGCAGTTCAAGAGcacatttttccatcttttcaaACCCAGTCTGCTGTTCTTCAACATACAGATTAAATACTATTACCAGCTATTCTAACACCATTAGGACCATGCAGACCACTAAATAgggaaaaatgacttaaatccACCTTACTTTCTATTCTCCCAGGGTTAAATGAATGAGGTGAGGTGTCAGCAGGATGCAAGAGCCTTGATGAGACTTCACtttactgtacagtataaaaATAGACCTCATAAGGTGAAGGATGTAGATGAACACTGAGTGAGTAGTTCACTACCACTATCTACATGACTCAAACAGCTACACAGCTCTAATACATTAATGGCTATGAACAATAGCTCCCACTATTGTTGTATGAATGGGTTTGCAAGGATAACGTAAAAATAGCTCTGCACAGCTAATGTGCAAATCCCAGCATAAGAGCTGTAGCATATAAACGCCACAAGAGATTCACAGAATATCAGAATTCCTGTTGTATGTCTACAGTAGGTCACTGCTGACATCACCACAGATGCACTTTTAAAGTCCCTGCACAAACATTACGAGGCTTTTTCTGCAGGAAAGTGTTTGATGGCACTGATTTAGGATCAGAgatgagacaaaacagcagaggacagaacaagATGCTGAGACCAGCTGAAAGCATGCATTCCTTCCTCTGCTCATCTTCATGCTCTGAGGCTGTTCTTCAATACACTTTCCAGCACAAGTGTAAAACCACATGCCACATACTGTCTCCATGGCTACAGCACACAGCAAAGGAACCATGAAACGCTGCTGGAGTTGCTCACTGAGGGCACGATTTCAGTCTAAAAACATGGACTCATGCGCAATGAATCGCTCTAATGTTCTCTGTGTGGGCAAAATCCATGTGTGACACACCACCACTTCATACTGACCTTATCAACAAACGCACCAATGACAGTCCTGTGATCTGTTCATGCAACAAAAGGCTGCATTTCCCTGCGCTGTGGGTAAACTGGGGGATGTTTTGGTTCTACGTGCGACTGATCATATTTGGATGACAATTTGTACCtaaaaacaacttaaaaaaacaaagctgttttctcGGCTACCCTTTTTTCCCGACAATAACAAATGTGGTGCAGCTTCGCCTGAAGCCTCCCCACGGGGCCATACCGAGGCGCGTTCAGCCTTGAAGCCTTACCAAATACTTGCTCTAACGCACTTCAGCACCCCTTTTATTTTGGTGCTGCGGCACGGACGGCCCTCCATCCTTTGTGGCTGACCTGATGCCTTTGAGCCCGGAATGACATCATTTgcggagagagaaagaagcagcGGGTTCAAAGCAGGACGGAGCCCGGcggggagcaggaggagagaaggagttCGCCTAAGTTTGGAAATGTTAAGATTTCGCGAGTGAACGAGGGGCCTTACCGTCTCACCAGCGAGCGGATCGGATGCGGTGGACATGGTGAGGCGGCAGCTTGTTTTCCGTGAGGTGCAGCTTCAGCCCTGACGCACCTGCCGTGAGCCTGCCGGAGCCGCGCTGTCCTTCACGCCGCCGCCTTACATGTTGTCTGCTGCGCCCAGCGATGCTCTCACACCCgcttctgcctttgtgtgtgtgcgtgtgttgtgtttgtgtgtgatggaggggggaggaggaggtgtgtcTGAGCCTGCGCTTGTGCGCGTGCCTCCGGAGGCGTGGTTGTGCGTGTTTTTATGGGTGGGGGGGCCGGGGGTGCTGGAGGAGGCAGGGGTGGGTGTTCGGTCTCGGAGCAGCAATGCGGTCTCTCCGTTCAGCTCTGAATATGGAGCCCTGAGGATGAGTGCGCGGGCATTTCCGGGggagctgctgcttgtttgctCGTCCTGCAGTGTGAGGTGCTTTGTAATCAGCTTTCCTCTTCATGAGGCAAAGCAATTCTGACAATTACATTTTTAGAAAGTTTGCGGGCAGGCTGTCTGCAGAGCTGGCCCTCTCCTCCACTTGACTGCTCACGTCTTGTCTTCCTCCTACACTACTGAACATGCATTAGACATGGTAATGAGAGAAGCAGTCCTGTTCCTACATACTGTAATTTTCTACTTTATTGTGATGGAAGTAGGTGGAaggattgttttcattttacattaatgtgACACTTATTTTCTcatctatgaaatgtcagaaaactgtgaaaaatgtcccACAGCCCAAAGCGACATCTTCAGATGCATCCTTTTATTCAACCAACAGCCAAAAACCCAAATACATTCATAAGTATATCATGtatgacaaacaaaaagctCAAACTGTGTTACAGAAGCTTGAACCAGAAACTGCTCAGCATTTCTGCATGAACAATGACTTAATTCAATGAACAAATTAGTAATTAAATTTCTATAGATCGGCTAATCTTTGCAGGTCTGGTGTGATGGACAGTTTATCAAAACATGACCTGGAGTTCGTCCCCTGATAACGACCTGGAGTCTGGGGAACAACTCCTCACGCTGATGAAATCTGAGAGCTCGTACACAGACTCAGATTGACACCTGATAAAGATGCCCTCGCTTGCATGTCGTCTGCGTTGTTTACAATCTTGCCAGAGGAAAAATCGGTAGCGTCCTGCTCTGCCTAGCCCGCCCTGTGCCACACATATCTACCCCAGAGTCTCACCTCGCCACAGCCTTCTGCATTGTCTGAATTGATGATGGGGACAGCTGGCTGTGAGCCCCAGCCGGGGGCATGTGACTGCCGCTGGAAAACTGCTTACTGAAGCACTCTCACGGCAGATAGAAATCACCACAGCTGAACTGTGCTGATCAGGCTGAAGATGGCAATGATACTTAGCTTTGACAGTGCTCGTTTTGTTACAGGAAGAACAGCTTCGCGCTGCTTCCGCACAGCCGATTTTTTCTATTATCTACACTATTCCTGCCTGCACCGTGGTTACAAAACACCACAGCTAACCGAGACTCCATCTGTGACATACCACGTGTATGAGATATGATTCAGAATGACAGTACAGTGGATCTCACATTGTGCGCCGTCCAGCATCCCTGAGAGTGGGATCTATCTGAGCATGTGTGACTCACCCTCTCCAGCACAGTGCATTGGCATCAGTTTGTGTCAGCTGTTGGTTAGCAGGCATAAGTGTCTGTCAGCTGGCTGCTAGCAGGTGTCTTAGGCACCTCGTAGGCTCTGTGTAGAGGAAATCAATGGCTCTCTGTTGATTAGAGGCCCCTCTGACAGGGATCAATCAGGCTTATACCACCACAAAGTGACAACATTAAAGCAGAGCACTGCTTCGCTCTGCCTCCACTGCTCAAACAAGCTTTCATGCCGCTCTGGCATATCCGCCATAATGAGCCATAAGGAAGAATCTGGACGCTCTGCTTTGTTCCTACACTGTTCCCCGCTCATGTTGGCACAGTAAACATCCTTCAGTTCTCCAGCTGTCTCCAATTAACTCTATGTAAGATTAAGTGACTCTCTACAAACTTTCCTTCTGATTTCTGTGTTCCCATTGGAGGGAATTACATAAGAGATGCGaggatgcacacacagccaGGCCCCATCGCTTACAAAGTCCAGCCCAAAATAGCTACTGTGGCAGGGTAATACAAAGCAACTCTCAGCTTCACTTATTTTGGACTGTAATGATATGTcagaggaaacaaggaaagCACATTAGACAGAGATGTTAaggcaaacacatttcagcttcaCAAGAAATCCCCAGGGATGCTAGAGATGTCGTCCCAGTAGTGTTGAATATTTCACACAGCCAGAATTAGACATCCTTCAGGACTGGGGAACCTCCGGCCTCCACGAGACCATTTCATTCGGCCCGTGAGGCGATTCATGAATACgaaaaagcaattacttttttccagtgataaaagaaaataacataaaatagtagACTAACACTTTCCCCCaagtggtccctgaatgcaccACACTGGTAGAGTTGATATCACATCATTGCAGGTGTCAAGAAAACAGAAGTATGCAGAGTGTcgagagaaatggacaaacgtAAAAGGCAAAACGTTGTGCTTAAGTTAGCTTGCGAGGATGAAATCTCGAGCATCATAGCAGCTCAAAACTTCCTAGACTGGATGAGGTGCAAGGACAAATGCTCATGGATCAAGTTAATGCTCTTCAGTGGcgtttggatgcccaacaagcagccTTCACAGACCAcgttctgacagagacagtggagGCAGGCTTCATGGTGagtgagctaatagctaagtGAAGGAGCGCCtcgttgctgctgtggagcttcGAGCACCAGACAAAGTGAAAGTTGTTCAAAGTGTCAGATTGTCttgaataattcatagagattaagaaaaacacagtgataGCTAGTTTCTGTGTGATCTGACTTTCATGGTGGACATGACCAAGaagctctcagagctgaacctcgagctccagcagcttctcagttctctgctttcagctgtgAAATCACTCGAAGTGATATTAAAGCTGTggcagctggaaagaggaaacactgtgcatgttCCTGCTTTGCAAGAgcaaaagctgctgtgacatgtgaatatgctgctgagtgtgaaactCCTTCAGGAGTTaggtgagaggtttcaggacatggaTGTGTCTGACAACGAACAAGGTGAAATCAACGAGCTGCAGAGCaacaacctgctgctgtgagcagctcctttcaaaactgactcctgttctgctcaagactgactgacccgaacctggaaaaccagctgtgaggaGCATCATCGTCCTCACTATCATCTGACGTCAGACCTCGTCAAAGAGAAGCTTCTCCAGCCATCGCTTCAGAGGTTAGTGTGACGTACGTGTTCTATAATTCAGTAAAGCCCTCTAAAAGTCGAAATGACCCTTGATAGGAAAAGGTTCCCCACGCCTGCCTGAGACAGACGTCTGTTTGAATGTGGATGACTCCTTGAGATCCTACAAGCCCCTTTCATACCCTGCATGAAATATGCAGATGCTCTGAACCAGTGGACTGGAGGGAgtgagatgcagcagcagcatgaatctGAAGACTCAGTGGGAGATGCACCCAGTCTTCCCTTAATTCCAAATGAACCCTGACTAAGTCCTCGACAAATTAAACCACCCAATCCTCCCCTTCCAACGCTCGCGCTCCAGACATAATTTACAGCTGCGATGGTCTTTATAGGGCGCATGCCACTCAGaccgtgtgtgtttttgtgaggatTTAGACGCAGCCAAGCGAAGTATTTGGATGCTTTTTTGGCTCAACGGGGAACCGAAGCGGCCACGATGGCGTAGCTTTGATTCCTGGTGGATCAGACTAGATTATATTCAGAGGATTGTTCGGCTTTTCCCGACTGCCTTTGAGTTACTGGAGTGACTCTTACGACTGTCTTCCTGCAGCTGATACTGTAAAGGTGGAAGAAATGATTTCATGATCACTCCCTGAAGAAACCCTCAGCTCTGGATTGGACTTGAAGAACAGAATAAAATAGACCGGAATCATCATCCCAGTGTAATTGTGTTATGTTTAATTAGCAAATGATGTTTGCTTTGGCTGCGCAAAAAAAGAGCATTCCCATCCACTCCCAGTAACACAGACTTTAAGGTCCTCATAAACAAATTCATGTACGAGCCAAACCATTTGGGAGCGGTATCCATGGCAACCCACACCGAGTAGGAGCAAAAGAGACTGAATTGATTTCAAAGGGAACGAAGTAAAGTGCTGATGGGAGTCTTCCATGGAGACCGTAAAAATCTACGTCACGAGGAGAAGACGGAGGGAGGTGAAAATTGCTTATAAACCCTCAACAATCTGCAGATGCACcgcgggggtgggggggtggaggggggtgggggggattcAGCTGTGCAGCTTCACGTCCGCTGTACAAACATACAGTGCGGATGGATGTCTCCTGCGTCCCTGATTATCCTCAGCAGGGATTGACAATTTAAAGTTAACATAAGGTTTAGCATAAGGAGAGCCCCTCTGGCAGGCCCACgctgaaaatgaaacaggaaCAAAGGCCCGTGCTCGTGTGGGCTCGCTCACATCCTCCTCGCAGTACATGTAGGTCAAAGTAAGAATAGTGTAGATATTATTCACAGCTGCAGTGAGCAAACACAAACTCCTCTGTCCTGGTCTCTGGAGTCACAGTAAGACATCCCATGGTGAGTCTTAATTAAATCTTTACTATACAGTCCTCTCTCATCCTTCATCATCTGCCATTTTGGCTGAGGATTCACTCAGTCATGTGTGCAAGTTTATTAAAGGGGAACACAGTTGGAAGGAGGAGACGGGCCTCTCGGTGGGAGCAGTTTCTTTCCGAGGGCTCCTGATGGTGTGAATTATTTGTGGTTGTGCATTGTCACTGTGATATTGTTATGTAACGgcacagaaacagaatgcaGCTATATTACGGTTTGAGCAAACAGCTCCTGCTcagtttcatcacattttcaaacactgaTTGAGGTCAGCAGGAGGTTTTATAATGCAGGGCTGTCATTAAGGTCCCGCTATTCAAGACTGGACGGACAACAAATCTTTTGTGCCGCGGTTAGGAAGAATCAATGAGGTCCTTCTAAATATGGATATCTCTCACTCCCCGTCCCACAGCAGTACAATGCAAAGCAGTACTGACTTGCACTAATTGTGCGAGGCTGTAGGCCATGTATAATGGCTGCAGCAGGCACTGTTTCCCGTAAAAGACTCCCCTCTGACTGCAGAACAAAACATCTGAATCGCAGACTGACgttagcttttctttttcttcacaaaagaatgagaaaacaCTTGAATGTTTATTCAAGTgttggaaatgaatgaaacaaatcCGCACGGCTGGGATGTTTCCTCATTCAAATCCTGCATAGTTTGCACATCCACCCGTCAAATTACACATGCAAATCTGTTTTGACACTTAATGTATATAATTACACATTCTGCTTGCCACTTGCAGCCATCCAGATGCACCTGTGCTTGCAGCTTCTCCGGGCTGTTTAAATGGGTCAGCTCTAGAAATATCCTGGCTCAGAGAAGAAGTCGTGAGTGCCCCTCCCCTTTTGTCGTCTCTC
This Chaetodon auriga isolate fChaAug3 chromosome 5, fChaAug3.hap1, whole genome shotgun sequence DNA region includes the following protein-coding sequences:
- the unm_hu7912 gene encoding apical junction component 1 homolog, with product MTRTHPPDILASTLYQDVTLNPLADHSISLHSSQQCDLKMIDKPEIINKRHCRSFDFIESLDDPQSFSSSMEYPYKRAEHQTLNKDPMWNGLDQPGHLRFSSPDLFNTRQFQQQHTTQDKTSHLTWSDSKKRTRSKSAPRIKATLTPVPISVSPPGARKGRDAPQPASDTLRTSETHRESYNSNRAFLNDVHPIKLQPHSPLYVSDCFEEDKPDKPAITPHVRCRVDIKPDAAVLQHTARQVPNVRTEHLWQRYSQASSSRGLYVPRQIVSSPTPTPSECYSGDFRQGYHYTTSMSPISYQHLDMHRMPSPTAPYLSQEQRAYSNPNIPTKFFYTEDPVRYPVHPYSRAYFQDDRSSLTSHGSTMTSQYDPRTRWVHSLPVRSYYTDHLSNREPAQSVYSRPYSTSEAGSYFSQTPMSRSYYGEDSRFNPYHMSSSRLFYSKPYGSPEELYFPPRPYHTEGRRRPRMSQAFSDDWYRSSISGYSNHSSQHTPPRVRQDPTIPPWFTSSCMETSRLGAEVKNHSKSWDNILYPRHDREQSVPRGRSYENLFHQARQGASSDITSQPVILNLSSSPRRYAALSLSENSLERASSNPWRSTKSGHWFVTPEITITDNDLSGGNNKRRDAHSVSWDMLEGEKTPSPRVLHQKQPSNTADISKDRKHNNFSLQQSLEQLDELLADLVVDYKPPTCRKSSEDLLDQLKQLITEDDDKDKDSSGLENLGCLNTQLPSSKSSPDTIKDPDSGCDAFQRSAEECSPDHSTDEDDAMVCANKKCNRIENMFNACLYFKSCHSCYTFYCSRNCRRDDWETHKETCLYGRVNSVCRHSLKFCRENSEIHKAFSRVAKAGYLSRGRGVLFLGFANPETADNFLQVGLESLLMSPTYLSLRELDGFKDNLGEYCKELQLAGNEYDPNECFLLNVSIAVGELVPNRPSPRVQAPTVRKYAKVSLASSSPDKKVLKKDSEMETLILTPPPGTPDIDKEGEEGRKAREVCFVNIQRELRTRGVFLRHEYPKIYNQLCEFVESNKRFTPTTIYPIDKRTGKQFMCMIMAASEPRTLDWVGTPHLLDDII